The DNA region aaataaaacaaaaaatccaattttaaaattttagaaaacaaatcagGTGGATTTATCAGACCCTACCATCCAGATGTCGACACGTGTCCGGACTCATTCATTGCCCTACTCTTTTCTGTTTAGGGTTGCCATCACTCATCACCCAAAGCCGCATCTTCACCGTCCATTTTTAGCTCTCATTTTCAACATTACTACTCTTATGAATCATACGATTTAATTATACatatctctgtctctctcaaCATATTAAagccataataataataataataatggttttCATATGTTAGGGTTTATGTAGGATTTCCAGTTTTTTATAATTCGATGATNggttaaaaaaaaaaaaaaaaaagcattcaactttctttaatttaaactaTTGGACCAGAGGATCACATTTCTCTAAACTATGGATTTGAAAATGAGAAACCACTAGCTCGAGAGtggaattcaaaaaaaatattgtctcCATTACTAATAatgtataaacataaaaatccaCCAAATTGCTAGGTTTGAAAAGAACTAAAGCATGTATAGAGTAATTAacgattttttttcaatttgcaATATTTGAATAAATCCTATGAGGGTTCCTTTGGTACACAATAATTGGAGGGTATATAAATATAGTTGAGGGCTGAGAGAGAGTATATAGAAAGAGAATATTTCAAGTCATGAAGCTGACATGTTAATGTACTTGGAGAGAAGTGTTGTGAGACTTGTACAAATGTATATGTAcactttaaaaagaaatataacatagagaacaaatataaacaaaacaaaaaaaagagagagagaagctcatatatatatatatagaattgcttgcaaagaaagagagagagagagagagatatttgggtagagagaaagaaaagaaaagagagagagagagagagagagagagagagagagagagagagagagagagaatgggaaGGGGGAGAGTAGAATTGAAGAGGATAGAGAACAAGATCAATAGGCAAGTGACGTTTGCAAAGAGAAGGAATGGTCTTTTGAAGAAAGCATACGAGCTTTCCGTTCTGTGTGATGCAGAGGTTgctctcatcatcttctcaaaTAGAGGAAAGCTGTACGAGTTTTGCAGTAGTTCGaggtatatagatatatatatctatctactTTTGTATGTATTACATACATATGTTATAAccaacataaacaaataaaaaagaaatgtgTGTTTATGTATGTGTATGGGTCTTTCTGATGTGTTGTGTCGTACGTGTTCTATCATCCTTTTTAAAGAAGCAaagaggaaatttttttttttgggataccCAAAATCTgtttcatttaaattaaaaaaaaaaaaaaagattgcttttttacatgtttttgtgttttctgatgatttccacttctgttttctttctattttttttccttacatcAAAGTTTTAATTCTTCTATTGCAGAATCCCCTAAGCTTTATTTGTTTGTCTATCCttagaaattaattatatatataggggctactaaatattattttatctgaGAAGCTAAGTGAGAACAACCATCGATCTGATATGAAAATTAGGGTTAATTTCTCTGGTTAGTgatgaattaaattaattatagtgtttctcttttgatttgtaCGTGGTCGTCCAATTCGATCAAATcactcaatttttttaatgtcaGAAGTTCTTAAGGGCTTTCCAATTTTGGTCTGAAGTGATGCCAATGTCAAATTCATATCTCAAAGCTAtccattggatttttttttatttttttttatccattgGATTTATGTACTTGTGATCATCCTTGAACTTGATTTTGAATTTATAGCCAAATTAAGCTTATTGGGGTCTTGAATTTGTTAACTAATGAAatgaattattgttttatacGTCTGTAGCAGCATGCTTCGGACTCTTGAGAGGTACCAAAAATGTAACTATGGAGCACCAGAGCCCAATGTGCCTTCAAGAGAGGCCTTAGCAGTTGTACcccttcctctttcttctttcttctaatcttaattataaaatcacACTCATTTTCTACTTACTTACTTAATTGTTCGGTAGAGATCCAATGGTTAATGTTGTTTTGATACACTGCAGGAGCTAAGTAGTCAACAAGAGTATCTCAAGCTTAAGGAGCGTTATGACGCCTTACAAAGAACCCAAAGGTAAcaactaatcataattaatcaaCTCCTAATTaagctagctagctagctagctaggtGTACAGTCAAACTTGAATGGTTTTTGAATCTTGAAATTATAGGAATCTACTGGGAGAAGATCTTGGGCCTCTAAGTTCAAAGGAGCTTGAGTCACTCGAGAGACAGCTTGATTCTTCCTTGAAGCAGATCCGAGCTCTCCGGGTACTATACCTTGTTTATCAGTTTCTCATATATGATCTGTACACTAGTAGTAATTAAGATATGCTATGTTAAAATATAATTGGGTTTAATTAATTCTGCAGACACAGTTTATGCTCGACCAGCTCAACGATCTTCAGAGTAAGGTAAATACTAACTACTCACATTAGCTCCTCTTTAATTccaaatctagtatatataaccacaaaaaaaaaaaaaaaaatcgcaggAACGCATGCTGACTGAGACAAATAAAACTCTAAGACTAAGGGtaattgaatataattatacaCGTACTCgtcattaattaatttggttaataATAATGGTTTGAAGTAACGAAGAAAGTACTGTGTGTATGTGGCAGTTAGCAGATGGTTATCAGATGCCACTCCAACTGAACCCTAACCCAGAAGATCATCTTGATCCCTAtggtcgtcatcatcatcaacaacaacactctcAAGCTTTCTTCCAGCCTTTGGAATGTGAACCCATTCTTCAGATCGGGTAACTAATTAACTTTATAACCAATTCTTAATTTGGTCTCctttgattatttatataagCTAGGTAGCATCGATCTTAATTAAACCAAGATTAATTAATATGCATCGTAATGATTATGGATCGTAGGTATCAGGGGCAGCAAGATGGAATGGGAGCAGGACCAAGTGTGAATAATTACATGTTGGGTTGGTTACCTTATGATACCAACTCTATTTGAAACTTTCTTAATAATgaattgctttcttcttctttttttgacatttgAAGATGATCATGTTTCTTCTGATTTTATTACCTCTTATCATGTTTTCGGTCTTGTGtgcatgtgtgtgtgtaatAATGTTTAATTATAAAGCCCTTCTATAATTCAATAATTTTGTCATCAGTTTTGCTACCCATATGTTTTACCCATTACTCCTAGCTACACTCTCTCACACATNtttttttttttttttttttttgagtttgtttttaaGTATGCTTCCTCCTGCTGCAGATTGTTTTAGATCATCAACTCCCATTTTATGTTATGCGATGCTTTGtaagtttgtatatattattagtcATTAGACCACCATTAAGTCattaaccaaaaacaagaaaaactcaCA from Camelina sativa cultivar DH55 chromosome 3, Cs, whole genome shotgun sequence includes:
- the LOC109124399 gene encoding developmental protein SEPALLATA 3 isoform X8, whose protein sequence is MGRGRVELKRIENKINRQVTFAKRRNGLLKKAYELSVLCDAEVALIIFSNRGKLYEFCSSSSMLRTLERYQKCNYGAPEPNVPSREALAELSSQQEYLKLKERYDALQRTQRNLLGEDLGPLSSKELESLERQLDSSLKQIRALRTQFMLDQLNDLQSKLADGYQMPLQLNPNPEDHLDPYGRHHHQQQHSQAFFQPLECEPILQIGYQGQQDGMGAGPSVNNYMLGWLPYDTNSI
- the LOC109124399 gene encoding developmental protein SEPALLATA 3 isoform X4, translating into MGRGRVELKRIENKINRQVTFAKRRNGLLKKAYELSVLCDAEVALIIFSNRGKLYEFCSSSSMLRTLERYQKCNYGAPEPNVPSREALAELSSQQEYLKLKERYDALQRTQRNLLGEDLGPLSSKELESLERQLDSSLKQIRALRTQFMLDQLNDLQSKERMLTETNKTLRLRLADGYQMPLQLNPNPEDHLDPYGRHHHQQQHSQAFFQPLECEPILQIGYQGQQDGMGAGPSVNNYMLGWLPYDTNSI
- the LOC109124399 gene encoding developmental protein SEPALLATA 3 isoform X2 produces the protein MGRGRVELKRIENKINRQVTFAKRRNGLLKKAYELSVLCDAEVALIIFSNRGKLYEFCSSSSSMLRTLERYQKCNYGAPEPNVPSREALAELSSQQEYLKLKERYDALQRTQRNLLGEDLGPLSSKELESLERQLDSSLKQIRALRTQFMLDQLNDLQSKERMLTETNKTLRLRLADGYQMPLQLNPNPEDHLDPYGRHHHQQQHSQAFFQPLECEPILQIGYQGQQDGMGAGPSVNNYMLGWLPYDTNSI
- the LOC109124399 gene encoding developmental protein SEPALLATA 3 isoform X7 → MGRGRVELKRIENKINRQVTFAKRRNGLLKKAYELSVLCDAEVALIIFSNRGKLYEFCSSSSMLRTLERYQKCNYGAPEPNVPSREALAVELSSQQEYLKLKERYDALQRTQRNLLGEDLGPLSSKELESLERQLDSSLKQIRALRTQFMLDQLNDLQSKLADGYQMPLQLNPNPEDHLDPYGRHHHQQQHSQAFFQPLECEPILQIGYQGQQDGMGAGPSVNNYMLGWLPYDTNSI
- the LOC109124399 gene encoding developmental protein SEPALLATA 3 isoform X5; this encodes MGRGRVELKRIENKINRQVTFAKRRNGLLKKAYELSVLCDAEVALIIFSNRGKLYEFCSSSSSMLRTLERYQKCNYGAPEPNVPSREALAVELSSQQEYLKLKERYDALQRTQRNLLGEDLGPLSSKELESLERQLDSSLKQIRALRTQFMLDQLNDLQSKLADGYQMPLQLNPNPEDHLDPYGRHHHQQQHSQAFFQPLECEPILQIGYQGQQDGMGAGPSVNNYMLGWLPYDTNSI
- the LOC109124399 gene encoding developmental protein SEPALLATA 3 isoform X6 gives rise to the protein MGRGRVELKRIENKINRQVTFAKRRNGLLKKAYELSVLCDAEVALIIFSNRGKLYEFCSSSSSMLRTLERYQKCNYGAPEPNVPSREALAELSSQQEYLKLKERYDALQRTQRNLLGEDLGPLSSKELESLERQLDSSLKQIRALRTQFMLDQLNDLQSKLADGYQMPLQLNPNPEDHLDPYGRHHHQQQHSQAFFQPLECEPILQIGYQGQQDGMGAGPSVNNYMLGWLPYDTNSI
- the LOC109124399 gene encoding developmental protein SEPALLATA 3 isoform X1, which translates into the protein MGRGRVELKRIENKINRQVTFAKRRNGLLKKAYELSVLCDAEVALIIFSNRGKLYEFCSSSSSMLRTLERYQKCNYGAPEPNVPSREALAVELSSQQEYLKLKERYDALQRTQRNLLGEDLGPLSSKELESLERQLDSSLKQIRALRTQFMLDQLNDLQSKERMLTETNKTLRLRLADGYQMPLQLNPNPEDHLDPYGRHHHQQQHSQAFFQPLECEPILQIGYQGQQDGMGAGPSVNNYMLGWLPYDTNSI
- the LOC109124399 gene encoding developmental protein SEPALLATA 3 isoform X3; amino-acid sequence: MGRGRVELKRIENKINRQVTFAKRRNGLLKKAYELSVLCDAEVALIIFSNRGKLYEFCSSSSMLRTLERYQKCNYGAPEPNVPSREALAVELSSQQEYLKLKERYDALQRTQRNLLGEDLGPLSSKELESLERQLDSSLKQIRALRTQFMLDQLNDLQSKERMLTETNKTLRLRLADGYQMPLQLNPNPEDHLDPYGRHHHQQQHSQAFFQPLECEPILQIGYQGQQDGMGAGPSVNNYMLGWLPYDTNSI